From the genome of Caretta caretta isolate rCarCar2 chromosome 27, rCarCar1.hap1, whole genome shotgun sequence, one region includes:
- the CDK5R1 gene encoding cyclin-dependent kinase 5 activator 1 translates to MGTVLSLSPSYRKAPLCEDGAAGLGPYGAAPGGRSAKERGLRRHPILAALPWKRIAAVSARKKKHSQKVQPGGCPSSVAHRNSENLRKSLSCANLAGFAPPAAPPLSAAKSAAPAGRKAPPQPGAAGTPRRVIVQASTGELLRCLGDFLCRRCYRLKHLSPTEPVLWLRSVDRALLLQGWQDQGFITPANVVFLYMLCRDVIAAEVATDHDLQASLLTCLYLSYSYMGNEISYPLKPFLVESCKEAFWDRCLSIINLMSPKMLQINADPHYFTQVFADLKNECSQEEKSRLLIGLDR, encoded by the coding sequence ATGGGCACGGTGCTGTCGCTGTCCCCGAGCTACCGCAAGGCGCCGCTGTGCGAGGACGGCGCGGCCGGGCTGGGGCCCTACGGCGCGGCGCCCGGCGGCCGGAGCGCCAAGGAGCGCGGCCTGCGGCGCCACCCGATCCTGGCCGCGCTGCCCTGGAAGCGCATCGCCGCCGTCTCGGCCAGGAAGAAGAAGCACTCGCAGAAGGTGCAGCCCGGCGGCTGCCCGAGCAGCGTCGCCCACCGCAACAGCGAGAACCTGAGGAAGTCGCTGTCCTGCGCCAACCTCGCCGGCTTCGCGCCGCCCGCCGCGCCGCCGCTCTCCGCGGCCAAGAGCGCAGCGCCCGCGGGGCGCAAGGCGCCGCCCCAGCCCGGCGCCGCCGGCACCCCGCGGCGGGTCATCGTCCAGGCCTCCACCGGCGAGCTGCTGCGCTGCCTGGGCGACTTCCTCTGCCGCCGCTGCTACCGCCTGAAGCACCTCTCGCCCACGGAGCCGGTGCTGTGGCTGCGCAGCGTGGACCGGGCGCTGctcctgcagggctggcaggaCCAGGGCTTCATCACGCCGGCCAACGTGGTCTTCCTCTACATGCTGTGCAGGGACGTCATCGCCGCCGAGGTGGCCACCGACCACGACCTGCAGGCCAGCTTGCTGACCTGCCTGTACCTCTCCTACTCCTACATGGGCAACGAGATCTCCTACCCGCTCAAGCCCTTCCTGGTGGAGAGCTGCAAGGAGGCCTTTTGGGACCGCTGCCTCTCCATCATCAACCTCATGAGCCCCAAGATGCTGCAGATCAACGCGGACCCGCACTACTTCACCCAGGTGTTTGCTGACCTGAAGAACGAGTGCAGCCAGGAGGAGAAGAGCCGGCTCCTCATCGGGCTGGACCGGTGA